TTAGCAGTTCTTTTTATTGAAATATCATCAGAATGATAAAATCTATCCTTAATAATTTCAAGATACCAAGCACAATAGTCATTCCAGAAAAAGTTGTATAGTATATGAGCAGCATCATTAAATCTATATTCATCATAAGCTTTTGATATCTCATAAATAACTGTATGTAAGCGGTGTAATATCCATCTGTCAGCTAAATCTATTGTCATATCTTCTGGTTCAGGCATTCCGGCAATATTCTCTGCATTTGTTATTGCGAACCTTGCAGCATTCCAAATTTTATTTGCGAAATTCCTGCCTGTTTCAATAAGAGAATCAGTATAAACGACATCATTACCTTTAGGAGTATTAAATACCATACTAAAACGCAAAGCATCTGCACCAAATTTTTCAATCACATCAATCGGATCTGGAGAATTTCCCAAAGATTTACTCATTTTTCTTGATTTTTCATCTAGAACCATTCCGTGAAGGAACACATTTTTGAATGGAATCTTTTTCATAAATTCCATTGAGGCCATTATCATCCTCGCAACCCAGAAGAAAATAATTCCAGGGTCTGTAACCAATAAATCTGTCGGATAGAAATAATTTAGTTCTTTTGTTTTTTCGGGCCAACCCATTGTGGAAAAGGGCCAAAGCCAGGAAGAAAACCATGTATCCAATACATCTGGGTCTTGGGTGAACTTATCTCCATTGCATTTTGTACATTTATCAGGAGCCTGTTTTGCAACAAACATTTCACCACATTTATCACAATAATAGGCAGGAATACGATGCCCCCACCAGATTTGCCGAGAGATACACCAATCACGAATATTTTCCATCCAATTATAATAAACCTTTTCCCAGGGAGATGGTTGAAATTTTATTTTACCTTCTCTTACCACTTTAATTGCCTTATTTGCTAAAGGTTTCATCTTTACAAACCACTGATTTGAAAGATATGGCTCAATAACAGTATGACACCTATAACAATATCCGATACTATGAGAATATTTCTCAGTTTTCTCAAGTAATTTTCTTTCTTTTAAATCTTCTACAACCTTTTCTCTGCATTCAAAACGATTCATTCCCTCATAGTCAATACCAGCATTTCTATTCATAACGGCTTTTTCATCCATAATTAAAATCTGTTCTAAATTATGACGCAATCCCATTTTAAAATCATTTGGGTCATGTGCGGGAGTTACTTTTACACCTCCGGTTCCAAATTCCTTCTCAACATAATCATCAGAAATTATTGGAACTTCTCGCTCAACAAGCGGAATGATAACTTTCTCACCTATCAAATGTTTATATCTTTCATCTTTTGGATTAACTGCAACTGCAGTATCTCCCAGCATTGTTTCTGGTCTGGTTGTTGCTACAGTTACAAATTCGTTTGTTCTATTTTTAACAGGATATTTGATATACCAGAGGTAGGATTCCAGCTCTTCATAATCAACTTCATCATCTGATAAAGCAGTTTCACATCTTGGACACCAATTTATAATATATTTCCCTTTGTATATTAATCCTTTTTTATAGAGACGGATAAAAATTTCCCGAACAGCATTTGAAAGACCTTCATCCATTGTAAATCTTTCTCGTCGCCAATCACAGCTTGCTCCTAATTTCTTCAACTGTTCAATAATTCTATCCCCTTTTTCCTCACGCCATTTCCAGATAAGTTTTACAAGTTCTCCTCTGCCAATATCGTAACGAGTTTTGCCTTCATTTGCTAATTCCCTTTCCACTACATTTTGAGTTGCAATACCAGCATGGTCAGTTCCTGGCAGCCACAGAGTTTCATATCCTTGCAATTTTTTATAGCGAATCATAATATCTTGCAAAGTATTATTAAGAACATGTCCCATATGCAAAATTCCAGTTACATTTGGAGGTGGTATCACAATTGTATAAGACTTTTTCTTGGGATTAATCTCTGCATTAAATAAATTTTTTTCTTGCCAGAATTTATACCATTTTGATTCAATCTCTTTTGGATTATAGACTTTCTTCATCTGTTTCATAGAAACTCCTAATAGANNNNNNNNNNNNNNNNNNNNNNNNNNNNNNNNNNNNNNNNNNNNNNNNNNNNNNNNNNNNNNNNNNNNNNNNNNNNNNNNNNNNNNNNNNNNNNNNNNNNGATCTTTTTAAAAATTTGACGAACTCTTTCTCGTGATAATCCTAACTCTCTTGCAATTTGAGCAAAATTTTTTCCTTTATCATCTTCACCGAATCCAAAATATTCCTTTATTATATGTGCATCTCTTGGACTGAGCTTACTAATTTTTTTATTGATTTTTTCTTTAATTTTCTTTCTATAGTAAATCTTTTTAGGGTCATCTTGATTTTCTTGAAGGCTTGTGTCGGTTATTTTACGAGCCCTAATTCTTGATAACGCATCTGGATATTCTCTGAGTCCGCTGAGATTTCTTTTTGAGTAAGTAATTTCATCAAGAGATATAATATCAGTTTGTTGAGCAATTAAATCTTGAGCCTTTTTCTCCTTAATATTAACCTCTTTTGCTAATTCTTTAAGGCTTGCCTCATCGCCTTCAGATGCACGATGTTTTTGTTTCGCAGATTCAATCTTACTAAGAGTTGATAAAGTTTTTGCAGGAATCCTTATCAATCTATTCTTTTCATAAATAGCATACTGGATAGCCTGCTGAATCCACCATACCGCATAGGTTATAAGTTTTGTATTTCGTTTTACATCAAATCTTTTAATTGCCTTTATAAGTCCGATATTCCCTTCACTAATTAGTTCGGAAAGAGTCAATCCCTTGCCTTGAAATTTGCTTGCGACTCTTACGACAAACTTTAGATTACTTTCTATTAGCTTATTCATTGCGGATTGGTCACCGTTTTGTGCCTTTATAATCAATTGTTTCTCTTCTTCTCTTGATAGAATTGGTATATCTGCAATATCTGAAAGATACTTTTGTAAGCCTTTATCTTCTGCAGGGTTTTCCATTATACTTTTATCCCGATATATTGAAATTTTTTATAATTGAATAATTCTAAAGGGCCTGCCTTTCGTCCTTCGTAGTACTACGGAGAATGGATTAGAATGAAAAGCAAATATAGTCATCAATATTTTGATATGAATGTTATATTCCCCAATCTTATTTTACTTATAAATGGAACTAAACTAAACAAAACAATTTTAACAAATAAAATAAAAAAATTGCTATACTGAAATATATTCAACTTATCTGATTTTTATTGCAATATAATGATAATAATTTTTTCCTGTTAAGACATACAATAAAATTGAACTTTTATCTTCTTTTTTCAAATTTTCAATTAAAGAATAATAATCATCAGTATCTTTAATTTCTTGATAATCAATTTCAAGAATCACATCACCAAGAGAAAGTTCAGATTCATCTGCCGGTGAATCAACAATTATTTTAGAGACCATAGCTCCTTTATCCGCAGAGATTTTCATTCGTTTTGCAAAATCAGAATCAATATCTTGAACTTCTATTCCGAGCCATTTATTTGTATCCTTTTGTTTAGACTCTTTCTTTGCTACTGAAGTTTCTGGATAAGCTTCTAATTTTGCTTTTTTTATTAGTTCCTTACCTTTGCGGATAATCTTAATATCCACCTTATCCCCGACTTTTGAATTCGCTACCATTAATCTGAATTTACTTAAATTTTTAACTGGCTTGCCATCAAACTCAATTATAACATCACCTTTTTTCAATCCAGCTTTTTCTGCAGGAGTATCTTTTTCTACCTTTCCTATTATAACCCCTTGCAATGAAGCAAGGTTTAGATTTTCCTGTAAAGACGGGGTAATCTCCTGTGGGAGAATACCCAAATATGCTCGCTCAACATAACCTTTCTCAATCAAATCATTGGCTACAGCTTTTACAATATTTATAGGAACAGCAAATCCAATACCAACATTTCCACCACTAACTGTTGAAATTGCTGCATTAACACCTATAACTTTTCCATCAATACCTACGAGTGGACCTCCACTGTTTCCTGGATTAATAGCAGCATCTATTTGAATATAATCTTGATAAAGTGGGGATTTGCTCCCAAATGATAGACCTGCCCTACCTTTAGCACTAACTACACCCACTGTAACAGTTCCACTTAGATTCTCTGAAAATGGGTTTCCAATAGCGATTACCCAATCCCCTACTTCAATATCATCGGAATCTCCTAATGGGGCAACATTGACTTCTTGGGCTTTTTCTACCTCAATTTTAATTACTGCCACATCTGTCTTATCGTCTAATCCAATTATTTCAGCATCATATTTCTCTTTATCAAAAAGTGTTACAGTAACTTTGCCTTCTTTGCTTTTCCCGACAACATGATTATTGGTAAGGATATAGACCTTTCTGCCATCTTGACGGAAAATAAAACCTGAGCCCATTCCAGTAAATTTTCTTTTTCTTTTATCTGGTTGAGATGGTTCAGGTGGGAAAAAGAACTTAAAAAAGTCATCATCAAAAGGAAATGGGGATTTGAAAGCAAGG
This portion of the Candidatus Cloacimonadota bacterium genome encodes:
- a CDS encoding valine--tRNA ligase, translating into MKQMKKVYNPKEIESKWYKFWQEKNLFNAEINPKKKSYTIVIPPPNVTGILHMGHVLNNTLQDIMIRYKKLQGYETLWLPGTDHAGIATQNVVERELANEGKTRYDIGRGELVKLIWKWREEKGDRIIEQLKKLGASCDWRRERFTMDEGLSNAVREIFIRLYKKGLIYKGKYIINWCPRCETALSDDEVDYEELESYLWYIKYPVKNRTNEFVTVATTRPETMLGDTAVAVNPKDERYKHLIGEKVIIPLVEREVPIISDDYVEKEFGTGGVKVTPAHDPNDFKMGLRHNLEQILIMDEKAVMNRNAGIDYEGMNRFECREKVVEDLKERKLLEKTEKYSHSIGYCYRCHTVIEPYLSNQWFVKMKPLANKAIKVVREGKIKFQPSPWEKVYYNWMENIRDWCISRQIWWGHRIPAYYCDKCGEMFVAKQAPDKCTKCNGDKFTQDPDVLDTWFSSWLWPFSTMGWPEKTKELNYFYPTDLLVTDPGIIFFWVARMIMASMEFMKKIPFKNVFLHGMVLDEKSRKMSKSLGNSPDPIDVIEKFGADALRFSMVFNTPKGNDVVYTDSLIETGRNFANKIWNAARFAITNAENIAGMPEPEDMTIDLADRWILHRLHTVIYEISKAYDEYRFNDAAHILYNFFWNDYCAWYLEIIKDRFYHSDDISIKRTA
- a CDS encoding RNA polymerase sigma factor RpoD/SigA, giving the protein MENPAEDKGLQKYLSDIADIPILSREEEKQLIIKAQNGDQSAMNKLIESNLKFVVRVASKFQGKGLTLSELISEGNIGLIKAIKRFDVKRNTKLITYAVWWIQQAIQYAIYEKNRLIRIPAKTLSTLSKIESAKQKHRASEGDEASLKELAKEVNIKEKKAQDLIAQQTDIISLDEITYSKRNLSGLREYPDALSRIRARKITDTSLQENQDDPKKIYYRKKIKEKINKKISKLSPRDAHIIKEYFGFGEDDKGKNFAQIARELGLSRERVRQIFKKI
- a CDS encoding trypsin-like peptidase domain-containing protein, which gives rise to MIKYKSSVVILFILIIVSYPLFAIPQLGINETGHSPFVSIVKDIRETVVSIKVEWEEESPYLAFKSPFPFDDDFFKFFFPPEPSQPDKRKRKFTGMGSGFIFRQDGRKVYILTNNHVVGKSKEGKVTVTLFDKEKYDAEIIGLDDKTDVAVIKIEVEKAQEVNVAPLGDSDDIEVGDWVIAIGNPFSENLSGTVTVGVVSAKGRAGLSFGSKSPLYQDYIQIDAAINPGNSGGPLVGIDGKVIGVNAAISTVSGGNVGIGFAVPINIVKAVANDLIEKGYVERAYLGILPQEITPSLQENLNLASLQGVIIGKVEKDTPAEKAGLKKGDVIIEFDGKPVKNLSKFRLMVANSKVGDKVDIKIIRKGKELIKKAKLEAYPETSVAKKESKQKDTNKWLGIEVQDIDSDFAKRMKISADKGAMVSKIIVDSPADESELSLGDVILEIDYQEIKDTDDYYSLIENLKKEDKSSILLYVLTGKNYYHYIAIKIR